The Mesorhizobium sp. AR10 genome includes the window TTGACCACCTTGACGCGGGTCTGGTTGCCGACGACCTCGTCGCGATCCTTGACCGAACCGATGCGGCGGATGTCGAGTCGAACCGAGGCATAGAATTTCAGCGCGTTGCCGCCGGTCGTGGTTTCGGGCGAACCGAACATGACGCCGATCTTCATGCGGATCTGGTTGATGAAGATGACCATGGTGTTGGAGCGCGAGATCGAGGCGGTCAGCTTGCGCAGCGCCTGGCTCATCAGCCGCGCCTGCAGGCCGGGCAGCGAGTCACCCATCTCACCCTCGATCTCGGCGCGCGGCGTCAACGCCGCCACCGAATCGACCACCAGCACGTCGATGGCGCCGGAACGCACCAGCGTGTCGCAGATTTCCAATGCCTGCTCGCCGGTGTCGGGCTGCGAGATCAAAAGGTTTTCGAGATCGACACCCAGCTTGCGGGCATAGACCGGATCAAGCGCGTGCTCGGCGTCGACGAAGGCGCAGATGCCGCCCTTCTTCTGGGCTTCCGCCACCGTGTGCAGCGCCAGCGTCGTCTTGCCCGAGCTTTCCGGCCCGTAGATCTCGACAATGCGGCCGCGCGGCAGGCCACCGACGCCAAGCGCGATATCGAGGCCAAGCGAGCCGGTGGGCACAGTTTCGATCTCGACGACCTGCTCGTTTGCACCGAGCCGCATGATCGAGCCCTTGCCGAAGGCACGCTCGATTTGCGACAGCGCCGCATCCAGAGCCTTTGATTTGTCCACCGCTTTGTCCTCTACAAGCCGCAAAGAATTCTGAGCCATGATACATCACCCCTTGGTCGTCAATGAAGGCCGGACAATCCGTAATCCCTGCTAGTTTGTACCTTTTTTGTTCTCGTTTGGCAAGGGGTAGCAAATATCTGAAAAACAATCATTATCCGGATTTGTTCTTTTTTTGTTTCACGATTTCGTTCAGCAACGCATCCCACATTGGGCCAGACGGGTCGGTTGATTCGATCTGCCGAATCGCTGCCTTGCCTGCGAGGCTCCGCCGCAGAGCCTAGCGCTTGTGCGGCACGATTAACAAAGGTCATATCGCCCGCATGGTGAAATCCCCTGACATACTGGCGGTAGGCGGCGCCCATATCGACCGACGCGGCCAGGTTTCGGGCCCGTACGTGCCGGCTGCGTCCAACCCCGGCACGATGCGCGAGGATGTCGGCGGCGGCGTCTTCAACGCGCTGCGCAGCACCGTGCGGCGCGGCGTCTCGGCCTCGCTGCTTTCCATGCGCGGCGGCGATGCGGCCGCCGAGACGGTTTCGCGCGCCATAGCCGAGGCCGGCATTACCGACCTGTCGGCGGTGTTCCTCGACCGTACGACGCCTAGCTACACCGCGCTGATCGACCGCGACGGCGAACTGATCGTCGGCTTTGCCGACATGGCGCTCTATGACCTGGCGTTTCCCAAGCAGATCCGCCGCTCCAAGGTGCGTGAAGTCATCGGCTCAGTCGATGCTATCCTGTGCGACGCCAACCTGCCGTCTTCGGCACTCGAACGGCTGGTGTCGCTGGCTTCCGGCAAGCCGGTGTTCGCGATTGCCATCTCGCCGGCCAAGGTGGTGCGGCTCATACCGGTGCTCGGCGCGCTGGCGCTGGTGTTCATGAACCGACGCGAGGCCATTGTGCTGGCCGGCGTCAATGCAAATGCCGCGGAACCAGATATCGTCGACGGGCTGAGGTGCACCGGCCTCAAAAACGGTGTGGTGACGGCAGGTGGTGGCGAGGTGCTCGGCTTCGACAATGCCGGCGCCTTCTCGATCCTGCCGCCTGTCCCAAGAAAGGTCGCCGACGTCACCGGCGCCGGCGATGCGTTGGCGGGGGCAACGCTCGCGGCCCTGCTGCGCGGCCTGCCATTGCGCAAAGCTCTGCGGGAAGGCGTGGCCGCGGCGACGCTTGCCATCGAAAGCGCGGATGCGGTGCCGGCCTTCACTGCGGCCACATTCGCCGAAGCACTGGCCCTTGTGCCGGATGCGCAGGAAATGGCATGAGGTCGGCGAATCCCATTTGCTGGAGTGCGCAGTCCAGGTGGACGCGCGGCGCTCCGGATCGGAGACCATGATGACGCCGGAAACCGCCCGCCCCTTCATCGACATCCACCCGCCAGTGGCGCAGGCCCTGGCCGCCGGACTGCCGGTGGTGGCGCTGGAAAGCACCATCATCACCCATGGCATGCCCTATCCCGACAATGGCGCGATGGCAGCCAATGTCGAAAAGATCATCGCCGATGGCGGAGCTGTGCCGGCGACGATCGCCGTAGTTGCCGGCCGCATCAAGATCGGCCTTTCCGACGGCGAGCGCGAATCGCTGGCGATGACGGGTGACGCCATGAAGCTGTCGCGCGCCGATTTCGCTTTCGCCGTCGCCGAAGAACGCACCGGCGGCACCACTGTCGCCGCCACGATGATCGCCGCGCATATGGTGGGGATAAAGGTGTTTGCCACCGGCGGCATCGGCGGCGTGCACAAGGGGGCGGAAAAGAGCTTCGATATTTCCGCCGATCTCGACGAATTGGCGCGCACGCCAGTCATCGTCGTCTCGGCCGGCGCCAAGGCGATCCTCGACATCGAAAAGACGCTGGAGGTGCTGGAAACACGCGGCGTGCCAGTGGTCGGCTATGGCTGCGAAACGATGCCGGCCTTCTGGTCCAGGCATTCGCCTTTCCGCGCCCCACTGACCTTGCACGGGCCAGACGAGATCGCGCATTTCTACAAGACCCGGCAGGCGCTCGCCCTGGAGGGCGGCATGCTGATCGCCAACCCGGTGCCCGAGAACCACGAAATCCCGGCCGACGAGATGGCCGGCTACATCGACGCCGCGCAAAAAGCCGCCGAGGCGCTGAACGTGACGGGCAAGGCGGTCACGCCGTTCCTGCTGGGGAAAATCCTCGAACTGACCGGCGGCCGGAGCCTGAAGACCAACATCGCGCTGGTGGAGAACAATGCGCGGCTGGCGGCGAAGATCGCCAAAGCACTGTAGTCGCTATTAGGCCTGTTTCTCGGTTCGCCGCCCGGCCTCGTAGGCCCGGCGTGCCCAGATCGCCATTTCGTCCGGATCGTCGAAGGCGCTGTCGGGAATGCTCCAGTACGGCATGGAGACGAGCTTGCCGTGCCGCGAGCCAGTATAGGTCCATTGCTGGCAGCCGGCGGCTTCGAAGTCGGGGGCGCTTTCCGCATCGGCCTTCAGCTTCAGTTCGCCGCGCAGTACGATCGCAACGATGACGCCGTCGAAATAGATGCCCTTGCCACCGAACAGCCTGCGGATGCTGACCGGACCGAGGCCCTCGAAAAGTTCGGCAATGCGTTCGTTTTCCATGCCGCGATCATGTCATCGTGATCTGGGCTTGTCATCGCCGCAACCAAGACCATGCTGACAGGTTGAGAACAATTCCTCGGAGTCCCCATCATGCCGCTTCTGCTCAAAGGGTCCTGCCGCTGCAACGCCGTGCACTTCGAGGTGGAGAGCCACACGCCGGTGCCGTTCATGCTGTGCTACTGCTCGATCTGCCGCAAGCAGCAAGGCGGTGGCGGCTTTGCCATCAATCTCGGCGCCGACTATGAGACGCTGAAGATCACCGGCAAGCGCAATCTCGGCGTCTACCGGGCTGAGATCGAGGACGACGAGCATCCGCAGTGCGAGATCTCCTCGGGCGAGCGCAATTTCTGCCGGAAATGCGGATCGGCACTCTGGCTCTACGATCCAACCTGGCCGGAACTGGTGCACCCTTTTGCCTCGGCGATCGACACGAAGCTGCCGAAGCCTCCCGAGCGCGTCCATCTGATGCTGAAATACAAGGCGAACTGGGTCGAGCCCGAAATCCACAAGGGCGACAAGGCGTTCGAGGTCTATCCCGAGGAGTCGATTGCCGACTGGCACAAGCGGACGAAGATGTGGGTGGATTAGCGTCCTTCTCCCCGTAAACGGGGCGAAGGAAGAGGCCTCAGGCCGAAGCGCGCGCTTCCGCCAAGGCCTTCAAATCGGCCGGCTTCAGTTCGACCGATTCGCCGCAGCCGCAGGCCGAACTCTGGTTCGGGTTGTGGAAGGTGAAGCCGGTGCGCAGCGTCGTCTGCTCGAAATCCATCTCGGTTCCGAACAGGAAGAGTGCTGCTTCCGGCGCGACATAGACATGGGCGCCATCGCGCTCGATGTGGTCGTCCTGGGTGTTTGGTTCGGTGACCAGGTCGACCGTATATTCCATGCCGGCGCAGCCGCCCTTCTTGATGCCGAGGCGGATGCCATGCGCGTTGTCGCGGGTGGCGACGATCTCGCGCACCCGGTCAGCGGCCTTTTCGGTCATCGTGATGACGGCGAAACGTCCCATTTTTTCTCTCTCCATTCCGTGCAGGTTCAACGCCTGCCGAATGATTCCTCACCTAAAATGGTGAACTTTTCTACCCGACGCAAGGGCGCCAATCCTTTGTCCGACCGATGCTAATACCAGCCGACCGCGACCTGCGCCTCTTCCGACATGCGGTCGGGCGACCAGGGCGGATCGAAGGTCATGTTGACCTCGACGCCGGAAACGCCTTCGACGGCGCCGACGGCATTTTCCACCCAGCCGGGCATTTCGCCGGCCACCGGGCAGCCCGGCGCGGTCAGCGTCATGTCGATC containing:
- the recA gene encoding recombinase RecA, whose protein sequence is MAQNSLRLVEDKAVDKSKALDAALSQIERAFGKGSIMRLGANEQVVEIETVPTGSLGLDIALGVGGLPRGRIVEIYGPESSGKTTLALHTVAEAQKKGGICAFVDAEHALDPVYARKLGVDLENLLISQPDTGEQALEICDTLVRSGAIDVLVVDSVAALTPRAEIEGEMGDSLPGLQARLMSQALRKLTASISRSNTMVIFINQIRMKIGVMFGSPETTTGGNALKFYASVRLDIRRIGSVKDRDEVVGNQTRVKVVKNKLAPPFKVVEFDIMYGEGVSKTGELVDLGVKAGVVEKSGAWFSYNSQRLGQGRENAKLFLRDNPDTAREIELALRQNAGLIAEKFLENGGPERGEDDGFEEESGAM
- a CDS encoding carbohydrate kinase family protein; translated protein: MVKSPDILAVGGAHIDRRGQVSGPYVPAASNPGTMREDVGGGVFNALRSTVRRGVSASLLSMRGGDAAAETVSRAIAEAGITDLSAVFLDRTTPSYTALIDRDGELIVGFADMALYDLAFPKQIRRSKVREVIGSVDAILCDANLPSSALERLVSLASGKPVFAIAISPAKVVRLIPVLGALALVFMNRREAIVLAGVNANAAEPDIVDGLRCTGLKNGVVTAGGGEVLGFDNAGAFSILPPVPRKVADVTGAGDALAGATLAALLRGLPLRKALREGVAAATLAIESADAVPAFTAATFAEALALVPDAQEMA
- a CDS encoding pseudouridine-5'-phosphate glycosidase, coding for MTPETARPFIDIHPPVAQALAAGLPVVALESTIITHGMPYPDNGAMAANVEKIIADGGAVPATIAVVAGRIKIGLSDGERESLAMTGDAMKLSRADFAFAVAEERTGGTTVAATMIAAHMVGIKVFATGGIGGVHKGAEKSFDISADLDELARTPVIVVSAGAKAILDIEKTLEVLETRGVPVVGYGCETMPAFWSRHSPFRAPLTLHGPDEIAHFYKTRQALALEGGMLIANPVPENHEIPADEMAGYIDAAQKAAEALNVTGKAVTPFLLGKILELTGGRSLKTNIALVENNARLAAKIAKAL
- a CDS encoding TfoX/Sxy family protein; this encodes MENERIAELFEGLGPVSIRRLFGGKGIYFDGVIVAIVLRGELKLKADAESAPDFEAAGCQQWTYTGSRHGKLVSMPYWSIPDSAFDDPDEMAIWARRAYEAGRRTEKQA
- a CDS encoding GFA family protein, with the translated sequence MPLLLKGSCRCNAVHFEVESHTPVPFMLCYCSICRKQQGGGGFAINLGADYETLKITGKRNLGVYRAEIEDDEHPQCEISSGERNFCRKCGSALWLYDPTWPELVHPFASAIDTKLPKPPERVHLMLKYKANWVEPEIHKGDKAFEVYPEESIADWHKRTKMWVD
- the sufA gene encoding Fe-S cluster assembly scaffold SufA, with the translated sequence MGRFAVITMTEKAADRVREIVATRDNAHGIRLGIKKGGCAGMEYTVDLVTEPNTQDDHIERDGAHVYVAPEAALFLFGTEMDFEQTTLRTGFTFHNPNQSSACGCGESVELKPADLKALAEARASA